In Phoenix dactylifera cultivar Barhee BC4 chromosome 1, palm_55x_up_171113_PBpolish2nd_filt_p, whole genome shotgun sequence, the genomic stretch CTGGCCAATGTGTGGGCAGTCTTTTTGCCCATCTTCTCTGCCAGCTCCGGCGGAATTTCTTGCCAACGCCATGGTAGAGAAAGGTATGGCTTGGCTTATTTGGAAGACTCGGAATGAAAGGACTTTTCAGCACATATCATGTACTCCGGACTAATTGGTTAGGAAGATGTCTTTTATGCTTGCTAATGTGTTTCAATGTCAGGTTTTTCAGTCCCTTTATGCTCATTCAAGGAATTGGGTTGTTGTTTTATCTCTAAACAGAGGCAAGATACCTCCATTCCGGTTTCTTGGCAACCCCCCTTCCCTTGAAGTATTACAGCTGAATTTTGATGGTACAATGGTTGAtcatgcagcagcagcagcagctttTGTCCTTAGAGATCATGAGGGTGAGCTTCTCCAGGCTGGTGGAAGGGTTTTATCACCCTCTTCAGTGCCATCGCTGAGTTGGTTGGCACGAGAGTGAATCAAAAATCTTGCTTGCAAGATATTCATGTGTAGCACGCCTTCACGCAATCCAATGAGACCAAGGCCTGGATGAGCATTATTAGGGAGGCCATCTTTTCTCTTCAAGCACAACAAGTTTGGGTTGAGGGTGATTCTTCAATAGCTATTCACTGAATTTCTAAGCCATGGTCAGGTCAGCGAGGGATGGTAATATGCTGTTGCTGATGGATGTCATTGCTTGGAGGGTGGCTACTCAGGCTTGCCCTGGTATCTCATGTGCATCGAGAGGCCAATCAGGCTGCAGATTGGTTGGCCTCTCAAGCACTCCAAGGATCTTTCAGTACTACAGCTAATGCCAGTTTGCCTCAGGAGCTGGGCCTTCATTTGTGCTGCAGATGCTTATGGAGTTATCTATGATCGCCATGCATAGTTGCTGGATTTCTTTGAGTGATTTTTCATGGATAGTATATTTATTAGTTTACTCTATATGCTGTTAACAGCTCCCTTTTATGTCCTTCTGGTTCTTGTTGCTGGTTATCTTTAGTTTACTCTATGCATAAGGCTATCAGAGGCAACGGCCACCGCGGTAGTTGCTGCGGTGCAGTTTTCAAGTCATTTGCCTCGCAGATTTCTATTATGGCGCCTTATCATTTTCGATTCAAATGTGCTTGCCATCAGCAGGCTCTGGCCTACTGTTGTTGGTCTCACAGGCTGGGTCTCCTGGAGCTTTCAATGCAGTAGACATCTTCCCTTTCTTAGCTTTTGGCAGCGGTCAATGATGTTGCAGGGCCCAGCGGTATGTTGATGTCCGTTTGGGTGCCGTTTTATCTGCCGTGGAGACTCCGTCATAGGATAACCCAGCTCTTTTTTATGGCGCCTATCTTCTTCAACTCACCCGTGCTTACCATCGGCATGTGCTATTCTGATGCTATTGGACCTACAATTGTTCTCTTGGGATTTTCACTAGCCTGGGTTTCTCCACTTATTTTGGTTCGGGATATGATCAATGCTATTTCTGGTCTCAGCAATTTTGTTCTAACTGTGCTGTTGGGGATGTAGGTATATTACAACTGATGGTACCGTGTTATCCTGTACTAGTTTTCTTCTGCTAATATAGCTCTCAGTTCCTTGTTaccaaacaaaaaacaaaaaaaaaaaacccataaCCACAAACAGAAGAGAAATTTATTCCACGAAGCATTAAAAGCACCCACCCAAGCATGCACAAAATCAGGTAATTTAGTTTTGCATGTTGAAGTTGGTTGAAAGCATGCATAGACTCCCATATAACTTCATaacaaagtaaaatttatgtaaTGCCCCTCTAATTTAGATGTTTCAATCACCATGAACTATAGACTATTGAAGCACCCAAAGCTCCATCAGTGCATTAGTTCGAGTGGTTAACAAGTAGGACGTATAATTGGAGGTTCAAGCAGACAAAGCAGAGTGATGTTGAATTCGAATGCAAACAAAATCACCATCTAAAAGTGCATCAAAGGTGGCAGCTATTTTTGTTAACTGAAAAAATCCTTCTTGGCTATTGATGATTAATGACTCAAAAACGAAAACACAAGACAATACAACCCAGTAACCAGGTATGGCCTTCCCTTCCCAAATGTTCAACTACATTTTGCAGCCAAAGAGGAAGAAGCCAGATTGACCCTCCGAGACAGGATGCAGTTTTAGGTTATCTCACCTTCGAAATTGCGAGCAACAACCCAGCAGACCTGTAGGTCTAGGAAGTAAGAATCTGAACTGCCtactttttttaagaaaacatagTGGTTTAGTAACTCCTCAAACCTTTATATCAGGGAGGAGAGGGTCGTTACAAGTTTTGACAGAAGCAGCATCACAGCCGAAGAGTATCAAGCACGGAGAAGCACCTAGCAAGAAGCAAGGAAGATATCGCAATTTGTTCGAAGGTAGCAGGTCAGAGCAAGCGAAGAACAAAACCACGTGGGAGTAGAACCACAAAAGCAATGGGTGCCGAAGTCAGGCGAGTCGTTAAGCAGGACCACACCTCCTCaacacaaaagaaaagaagatatgGATCTCAGTTGCATTGCACATACCCATTATAAATGTCCCTATTCCTTAACACTACAAAACCAAAACTATTTGGCATATGATTGGAGAGATATATCGAAAGGTAATTAAAGTTAAAAGTAACTTATCCAAATTCAAGCAGTCGTCGTTGAGTGTTGCTCAAATAGAACACAGTTCACAGCCAACAAAGCCCAAGGAGCTATTGTCGAAACAGATGAAGTATCTAAACTTAGAATTAGTTCTCAGCTCCTACTGCGGCGCCTGTATCTGGCAGCAGAAGTTCTGCACAACAATCACTAGTCATAAGTCACTTCACATGGCACACGAAATAAGCGATACCAACAATTGTCTCTCATAAATCAACAGTAAGCAGGCAACAACAGAATTTAAGCTTACCCATTAGCATAGGGTGACTCATCACGAACATGGCGAGGCGGTGGCGACTTGCTGTAGCTGCGCCCACGAGGTGACACACTGCGACGCCTTGGAGAGCGGTCATGAGGACTGTAGCTCCTGCTCAAGGCCAATTAGTTATTAGCATTAAATACATCATACTGACCATCTGCCAAGTGATGTCCGCGAGAATAGTTATATTTGAATTACATATGCTATCCCATACTTAGTACACTGAATGAATAAATATAGGTTGATCCTCTAATGAAGAAACGTATCTTGCCATTAAATTCTGGTAAATTTACACCCATAACAAAAAAACTCGGTGCATAAAGTGGTATATAAAGAAAAACCACAGCATATGTTTTTACCTAACATCTGGTAGGCGAActcaaaaatattattccaattaTGAGTCCAGGATAGCATATATACAGCAAGAAACCTTTAGAAGTAAGATTGAAGCGCCTACGGCTGTTTTTACTTGAAGTCTGCAATATTGAAGTCTCTTCAAATATAAACATACTACTTTACTTCCCCTCAtcctaaatataaataaattaatccCCTCCATCAGATTGAACAGTTCAATACAACTGTTAGTTGAGGATAACATGCAAATAAGAGAGTTTCAAACTCGTCAATAGCTAACTCCGATCTCTGGTAAACCTACCAATATACAAGTTAAGGAGCACTTTTCAATCATAGAATATGTTGTAAAATACTTTTAAGCATTCTTTATGAATTGTTCCACTGAGCAAAAAGCTTACATCATGAGTCCCTCCCACCAGAAAGAGATGGTAACATGATTTAATGTAACAAGGTCAGGATTTGTgacagaagagagagaatgccGATGACATTGGAGAATATAGAGTGATGAgactgaaaaataagaaaacttCATACATGCGCTACCTAGTGAACTGCTGGATATATATTTCTATACaaatatttcatttaaaaaataTCCATTCATGATTTGGGAGTTTCttataatttttcaaaatcaGAAGCAGAATTCTGTTGGAAAAAAATTCACCTAAGTAGCAAGAAAATACTTAAGAACAATCTAAAAGAACAGTCCCAGTTAACAAAGGGACAAGGCAAATGGCTTCTACATGCTTGTAACACCTTTTCCGCATCTTCTATTCCAAATCTTTtcaattgaaataaccgatgcAATTCCAGCTTGTATGATGCATAGAATATTAGCATGTGATTTACATTTACCACACACAGGTGTGTCGCATGTGGAAAGTTGTCAGAAATTCTGTCAGCTGATAACAATTGGCACCAAGCATGAACCCTATTGCCCCTCATCACATGAACAACAAAAGTTACTGATCTTGCAATTATAGACATTAGACTACTAAATAATGAATATAGGTGCATAGTGATTTGAATTGTTGTTCCAAATGGCAGTTAAATGTCTGACACTGGTTTTGTTCTTTCTTACCTTCTACCATAGCTTGGGCTCCTACGATATCTGGGACTTCGGCTACGACGCCTTCCACTGCCCAACCCTCCAGAACCAATTCGCAAACGGCATTCACGAGCAAAGTGACCAGGCTCGCCACACTCATAACACTTCATATCAGAACCTCCATAACGGTCACGCCCACGGCTGCCACCACTTGAGTTATGGGACAGCTCAACTCTCCATCCATTCTTACCTATTACAGAAGGAGCCAGAGTATGAATTTTAAGCATAAGATGATGTTTGCATAAAATGCTCTAACAATATCAAATAAACTTCAGTCAGAAGTAGCATAAGGTTATTGCTACATAAAGCAAAGTTGGCAAGATATTTGTCACAATTGAAATGAATCAAAGCTTAACATTGCAGAAACATATAAATACAATTCACATGctcataaatattataatatatcaatTCAAGCTAACTGACTAAAAATGCATATATTATATCAGAACCTTTAAAACTTTGTATTAGGCATTTGCATGTAGAACTTCCTATGTTGTATCCAATATCACAGGCTCTGACTTATTCCTTTGGGACATCATTGCAAAAGTGTGTACATTTTACACTGCTGCCCACCACAAACAGAAAAGTTATTGGATTATACATACATGTGAACAAAACTATTTCCACTTATCTTAGTTGACCCTTAATGGTCCCACTAAGCCAATGGCTGTAACCCCCTTCAATATGGTTGGTGGGCGTACCTCCTTCCCCCTTACCATCTACAAACCTTGAGCAGCAGAATGCTTCTAACAAGCAACAATCAACTAGATAAAAAATTGCTACAACCAAAATGTTCTGGCAGGCATGGAACAAGAGGCTTGGCAGACTGAAAACGTGAACTACTACAAGCAGAAAAGATTGGGCAAGAAAGGATGCGCAATCAACATCCAAAACATCTAAAACCAAAATCACATAGGCTCTGATTTCTTTATTCATAAGTACGACCAATCGAATATTTCAAAGACTAAACAGGAAACTAAGAGTGGATGCTTTCACATTTATAACCTGAATGTCTTGTAGAGGAAATATGATGAACTTTAATGGTCAACTACCTATTTAATGCATTCAGCAATCAACCAAAGAAAACAGTTAAGAGCTTTTCTGAATTATCATTACCTTTTGcaacaaagagaaaaaggagaaggtGCATGGAATGCTTGAAGAACAAAGGAAACAGAAGAACAGACACTTCAGgctaaaaaaatcatataatacAACATAAAAAATATCAACCCAGTTAGGTTAAAAAGATCTGAGGGTAACACAATAGGGGCACTGCTTGGTGTGTTGGTAAACAGCTTGAGCTGACAAGTGCAATAACATGGGTTCAAATCTTGAAACAgctattttgtgaagaaaaggcCAAAATTTAGGCCTATCCCCAGTCTGCCCCTTCTAGGACCCCAGACTGCTGAGACCACAATAGGGTAATGACCTTACAAATAAGGGCCTCCAGGCATCACTAGCATCACATCAGCACATGCAACAATTGTGGCACTTAAAAATGAGGCCAGTGGAAACAGGGAAGAAAAGTTGACCTTTAAGACGCAGCAGGACTGATAGAATGGGgataaaatgagaaaaaatgaaaaggagTGCTAGATATTGTGATGCCCATTTAGTCAGGGAGTTATACAGGTTTTAAAATTCAGAATAGTAGTGCATTTTATAATGTCGAACAAGCAAAAATTCATAGTCACGAGGAGAAATAAACACATGACTAAGTAACAAAGATTCATGATTGACTGTTTCAAGCTTATGCTTCAAAAACTAACCATACAAGAGGATTCTACCGGCAAAAGAGTAAATTTGAAATACAATCCAAGAATTTCAACAGTGTAAACTGCTTCTATAGCTTGTAAGTTTGAAGACAAATTAGTATCAAAATACTAACCATTGCGAATGGAGTTATAGCAAGGGGAGAGTATAACAGTTACAAAATTACCACACTACGTTGATATACGATTGTTGGCTATACTGAATAACAATAAAATAACAGAAAAATTTATAATGATCTGTGTGCATATAAAGCACACACAGGAGGGAAAAAGTGAGGTTGTGCTTTAATTCTTGTAGAAGCACAGTGTTGGACAAGCGTTGGAGTGGtattcttgatatatttggttGGGGGAGAGGGTTCCCTGGAACCAATCCAGGACTTGAGTGGCTATGTAATCCGTTTTACCTCTGCTACTCTGGAATTAGGTTTGCCTGGTTCCATTTTACTGGACTGCTTTGGTGGTCCAGTGTTTCTAATTTCAAAAAGTCAGTCCATGCTAACCATTCAAGATATATTTGATTCATCCACCAAATATGTATGTTTTATTAGCCTATAGCTAACAAGAATGAAGGTCGATGACTTATCAAAAACAGCCTGTCCAGATAAATATTTCAGAAGGATATAATTaggtaagcttctaaaacaATGAACAAATTCATCAAAATTAAAGACCTTGCACAAGTTTCAAATACGTGTCAATAAAAACATGATTTATCAACATACCATCCAATTCACGAATTGCATCCTGAGCATCCCTGcggtcatcaaaatcaatgaaagcAAAACCTGGTGGTTTCCTGGCAACCCACACACtgcatcaaaaaataaaagttatttAAACAATATAGATTCTAAGGGGTCGAATACCATGTGCATATAATGTGCTCTTACTAGGTTACAGGAAGGGCATTCTACTGAACGTGGAATGCTACGAAGATCATGTGAAGCAAGTAATGTCTCAACCAAGTATCTTTTTAGAGACTGTTTATTTCTCTAGGTACATTCTTCCCTTTGACAAATGTTTCAGTTAAACGTGTacagtaaatatttttttgggaTTGTCTCACATATAAAAATATAGGATCCTGTTCAATATGTTAATGGAGCATCTTTCATTGATACAGGATATCTTGTATCAGATAAATAGCTAAGACAGAATATGTTTTATCATTATAAGTCTTTtctctaaaagaaaaaagaaagaggaagaagaaaactcaACTTGTCAGGGACAAAAAGAAGCGAAGTTTTTCCTCTGTATGTACAAGCAGTGTAAATAGTACAAGGAAATTTAGCCTTTCCATACATGCATGCTCTACCGCCAAAGATACCTTATCATGTATCTGCCAATCAGCATTGTCCTTGCTGTTAAATATCTCTTACAGTTCTCCAAGGAGACTATGTATTAAAGAGTCATAGATCAATATGATGTAAACATAACATGTGTGCTAAAATCCATAACCCTCTTGTTGGTATAGATCCATCATTATCCATTATCATATGTTTTTCTTATAAAAATGTTAATCTTTACAAACAAACAACCAATCAGTCCTATTGAATAAAGTGGCATGGTGTATACCATTTATCCAACATCGCTGATAAATGATTCATAGGCTTACGAAAACAATATCATCATAGAGCTAGAAGCAAGGTTGAAGATTATGCAAACAAAAGGAGGATGACGAAATATTGTCGCCATTCTTCCACAAGTGATAATGAATAAGTGTATGTAGTGAGAAATGCAGGATTGCTGCAATTTTCCATGAGATGTTTACCCTATAAAGTGAAAATTAAGGAGACAAAAGgagttctatttttgttacaagACCTAAGGACAGTGGACTATTTGATCAAGAGACCATCGCAtgattcaaaaatttcaaagggACCTAAGTATATCTAAACTTAAGCATGCATCTAGTAGTTCCCAATTGAAACATTGCCATGGACAAATTGCATGAGCCCAATCTGAAACTTTCTTCCAGCACCCTGGAACATAATCCACAACCAGGTCATTACTTGATGGATCGGAGGTCAATCCATCTCCGGTCTTCCCttgtttccttctctttttccttgatggaattttatattttcttttttgggatttgtttatttttcactGGAGTTTATTTTTTAACGGGTTTCACCAAGCCTTGGACATTGAAGGGCATTGCTTCAACCAACGCTCTTAGCAAATCCATGAAGCGGGCATGACTTAGAGGCAGGTGCAGGTTACAGAACATAAACTGGAATTCTGTACCCCTACATCCCCCTCCTTCCCCTGGATGTCCGGCCCTCCTCATGTTAGCTCAAGGTTATGGGGCATCACATAACACAACTACTAAAACACAATTCAAGAAACGAAAGCATTTCAAGTTGATACATATAGATAGATCATAAATGAAACAGATCCAGTAATTAAACAACTTTAAGCACATGTGAGCTCAAAAAGGGTGATCATCAGCTAATGCTCATGTTAGATAAGATATAAAATTAGCATCTAAACAAATAAAAGGAATGTAAACCTCCAAGCAAAAAACTACAAACACTGGAAAATATAACAGCCCTGTTTAATTctgccctatatatatatatatatatatatatatatatatatatatatatatatatatatatatatatatatatatatatatatatatatatatatatatatatatatatatatccatcttGACCATAAGCATATTACCTTCGTAAAACCCCAAACACCCGAAACTCGTCTTCAAGTTCCCGGGCAGTAGCTCGCGGATCCAAATTGCCAACATAAACACGAGCCATTCTGGGAAAGGATATCCACTAGCATCAgtcaaaataatatataaacagCCACATCCCCTAACTCTTGAAACAGGATATAGGGAAAAAGGATCGATTACCCAGATTCAACAGTTGCCAAAAATTAGACACCAAGTTTCATCCAAGATACCCAAAAGAAAAGATAGGTAAGACTGTAAAGATTTAGGGAAGAAGCAGCAGATCGCTGAATCCAATCCGATCAAGAATTTGTATTAGATTGCAACGAAATACCCAGAACGCTAAGTTCCTTTTTCACAAAAGTCTAAAGTGTAAATAATAATATCTATTGATCAATCCATGGTGTATGTTTctctttaacaaaaaaaattaaaaagatcgTCAGAAATAATATCAAGAAATTGCAGAAGAAATAGCTAAAATTTAACAAATCCGAAAAGCACACTGAGATCGCACGAATACCTGCCTCCTGCGTGCCGGGAAGGTTTTCTGAAGGGATCGATCGAGATTATTCTAGGGTTCGACACGAGGACATATCGCCCGGACCCCGAAGCCGAGGAGAAGAGGCTGAGATCGAGagaagagatagagagaggatAGGGAAGAGATGGTTGCTTACTCGCGAGGAGGAGACTGAGATCGGGAGTTCTTGGGGTCGCTCCAAATCCTGCCGAGGGCGACAAGCTCTGCTCTTACCGAAAGAAGCACTACTCTGGCTGGCGTCGCCTCTCCGACCAAGAAACGACCCCGGGTCACCTTTAAAGGTCGGGACGAGTCGAGAAAACCCGGAGTCGAGCCGGTTTGGACCCATGCTCTTGACCGCAGCCTGCAATCAGATTGTGTACAGATTTCGTAGAAGTGGGCCTAACCCGGTGGCTTTCACGTCTCTCATGTAATTCAGGTGAGAAATTAGGGGCTTCTATGTTGGCGGCCGAAGCCATCAAATAGACCGCCACGTAAGATTAAAGAAAATTAGGTTACAGTAAAGGTGCAATAGCTAGACACTCGAGCTCGACTTGAATCCAAATACTTATGCTCAAAACTCGACTCAAGAGCGTTTAAACTTTAATATCCAAGTTCAAACTCGATtggatcacaaaaaaaaaacttgagatTAAATCGGCTCGACTCAAATATCAACCGAGCCATACTAGAGCTCGAATTCGATCCTTggttataattaaaaaattatggtTAAAgtaaatataatgtaatatattttaaagtattaaattaataatatattttaaataaaaataatattattaaaaatatatatattcgaCTAGGCTTGCAAGCTTTCGGGTTGAATATTAATACTACTCCAGCTCAGTAACATTCGAGTCGAGTCAAGCTTGGATCTAAGTCAATTGCTAGTAGTTTGTGAGTTGCTCGGCTTATTTGCATCCCT encodes the following:
- the LOC103699372 gene encoding serine/arginine-rich splicing factor RSZ21A — encoded protein: MARVYVGNLDPRATARELEDEFRVFGVLRSVWVARKPPGFAFIDFDDRRDAQDAIRELDGKNGWRVELSHNSSGGSRGRDRYGGSDMKCYECGEPGHFARECRLRIGSGGLGSGRRRSRSPRYRRSPSYGRRSYSPHDRSPRRRSVSPRGRSYSKSPPPRHVRDESPYANGTSAARYRRRSRS